The genomic region GGAGCTTTAAAAATAGTTCTCTCATAATGTAGAAATTTTGAAAACCGTTTGTCTGTCCTCACATTTAGTTGCATTCAGATTATTTTCTAAATGTGGACCTGATAAAAAAATTACATGTACAACGTGAGTATAATGTTGCGAAATAAGCCCACCCCCCGTTTTTTTCATAGAACTATTGAAAAAGGGAGAGATAAAAAACGAATTCGAAATGCAACAAGAACATTTCATCTaggagaaaaatatcaatttacattcCACATTAAATGATCATCGTGggcataataattacattaaataacCCCTTCTTAGCATTGAACGTTACTGAAAGgaattaaatttaattactttTGGCTTTTCATTGCTGAGCGATAACCTCATGTCGACGTCGTGACGTCATAGTTCAAGATCAAACGTCAAGAGTTTAAGATCTCGTGATGACAACCGCATAGAAACGTCAAAAGTGACAGAGCCGAAACGATGGGAAAAtatcagtgagttttttattgtattatgtaATTCATACGATAACTGAAACCGAcgaaaaatgtaaacaatgataAATTACGATTTGATGTTGATACTTTAATCAATAATATCagcacattatatatatatatatatatatatatatatatatatatatatatatatatactttagcATGTTCTTGCTGTGGATAAGACCAAGTATTGCTCACTTACTAAGTGAGCTACCTTTAgatgaaattattttttgtataattattataaaccCTAAAAATGGAACATTACGTCCAACACTTCACCATTTCTTTTATTAGATGCGTAGAAGCTGAGTATGAGGACATATACAATTTTGAGTATTTGCGAGGTATGCTTATAATTATGTCTTTCTTGTATTTACAATCTCATTATACCTACTTTGTATTTACGTATTTGTTACCGGTAGTTTTAACGCTTTATTTTCGCTCTGTTGTATCGAAAGCTTAAGGCTTATCAAAACACCTCTTACTGTTTCCTGAGTCTAACCAGTAATTGGTGTATCTGATGAAGATCTAAAGGAAATATCTCAAAGTGGGGATCGAATTTATGACCATCCGGTCGCTATGCGGACATCGTATCCACTAAACCACGGCGACATTAATGTTCAATGTTTACAGTAATCAATCAATTCAAAACACAGTTCAGAAAACTAGTGACTGATCATATGACACCGTAGTATTTAACATAGGCATATTTAAGTCTCCATGTTATGATACTTTAATTTTCCCCTTTGAATAAAGGAACATGATTATGAATCCGTAAAAATGAATTCTTAAATTGTTTATTCCAGAACAAACACCGGTGCCTCAAAGGCCCGGACGGACGTACACCTTAAATGACAGATGGGAAATTGAGAAACCCTTCCGAATGCCCAGGATTGACTCCGCCTTCGGGCTGCGCCTTCCGTCGGCGGCTGTCGTTAAGATAAGTGAAACCGGAAATCCAAGCGGCCTGCCTCCGCTTCCACCGAAAAGGCCTCGACACGCCGAAAGAGCGCCAGTATGCGCAATGCAAGACGGAAAAGTGAAACGCCGCTTCCCAACACGAGCGGAAGTGGTTCCTGCGTCTGTCATGGAGCAACAGAATAGAGTCCAAACTCCGGACATAGAATTCCAAGGTAGGGAGAATACAAACCATAATCTTCAAAAATAAATCTGAAACtagtaataaattgataatttcaaTAGCATTGTAACAATTTGCTGCCGATTCAGATTGCTCATCATACAGGTTCtacacaaacaatatattttctcCAGGCGATTTCGACCCCCGCACTCATCCCGCAGTGCAAGCCTATGAGCGACAGCTCCACCTGTCCAAAGGAAGAGGCGCTGTCCTGCAGTCCATGGAGACCGTCGAGGTTCCCCGGGTCCCAACCCCGGTGGCCGGCAACGGTTCCCGTCGGATCTTACCTCAGGACGTCCGACATATGGACCAAGAGAAATTCCAGGGCCTTGACGACATGCAGACAGAGTTCAAACTCCCTCCCGCCGGAAGTGTGTTTGCTGAGAAGCTCAGGCAGTATGAGGAGTCCATTCGACCCAAATTCACTATTTCTGCTAACGCCGAAATTGAGCATACCGGATATAAAATCGGCGATCAGGTGCGACACATCAATTATATTAAATGTCTGTAAACAAAGTGTGTCAATTAGAGCGCaaacatttttcaaatttgtATTACCTTAATTAAAGTGtgtgtaaacattatttgttgcatCTCCTTTATTTCTGTTACAGTTCCGCCCTGCTCCTCCAACCATGCCTAAGCCGCAGAATATAACTTCACAGCGCGACTTCGGCTGCCGCCGCACGCGCTTCCAGTCATCTGACGTCGACTTAGACATCTCCTGCCGCAAGAGATTTCCAATTAACAACAGGCTTGCCTCTCAGCCACCACTGGAACCGGAAGTAAACACAGACTTTGACGCGGAGATCGCAGAAGCTGTCCGTGTAGAGAAAGAAATGGCGGCGTTAAATCGCCACCTTGCGGAGAAGCAGACAAAGATGAGCGAATACTTCCGGGACATGGAGATCCAGAAGCcgaccaccaccgccgccgccaacTGCAACATACCCGGTTGCACGACTCCCTCCTTTATCCCGCCAGACGCCGTACCCGTAAAGACACGGGAACCAGTGCGCGTCTGGGACGGAAACAGCGCCAAAAGTAAGCTAGGCTTCCGGTCCAAGTTCAAAAAGGAAGAGCCAGAGCGGAAGACCAGTCTCAGCGTGGGCACCATTCCAGAGAGGATTATGAAACAGATTAAGAAATTCTTCACTTGAAAGACTTTcttacaaaaactttaaccaGATTTGCTTGTCATACTTGTATATGTTCTGCATTGATCattgcatacatgtatgtattttcgTGTTGTATTTTGTTGTGTTTCAAAATACGTTGTTTGGTGTGTGTGCGTTTGTCTTTGTATGTGCGTGCGCCTGTGTACGCGTGTGTGCGCCcgcgtgcgtgtgtgcgcgtgtgtttCTACTTCCTTTAAACGCGAGCTAGTAAAATAGAGAAATCCACATTTAGACTACTCGTTTTAAGAAATACTGTATCTGATAGCCGTTCTGGtatgtaaatataaatgtgtTCATAAACCCGAAAAACAACACgtacaatataaaaacaagtaaatgtacatgtttataccTAAGCAGATCAAAAGCAGTTATAACTGTCTTAGGGTTGCAACAATACATATAAACCAAAAAGTTTACACCATTATAGTAAAGGAATAACTTGAATTCGTTCATGTTGCACGTCTTTCTAAATCTAAAATACCATTTAACGATCGCCGATTGTGCTGGGTACGCTAATGCTTCTTGCACGCTTATCTATCGCATTCCTGCAGTTAATTACCGAATGCTTTCCTTCTCACTATGTAACATATGTTGTATAAGTTTAACACAGTCCTCTGATAGGAACCAGATTCCACAGGTAACGGGCACATAGTTAGAGGCTATCTTATGGTTTCAGTACGTTGCgattttaaagggacctgtttacgttttgataaattgacgaaaaaaattgttttaaatgtttctgattcgcaaatgttcgttatagttatgatatttgcgaggaaatagtgatactgaacattcaacatgctctaaaatatccactatatgcatGTGTTGACGacttaaaatcctgaaaattataaagcgttacaaaacgcgaaacgatcgaatagtttggagagttgtataggtataattatattttgtaacaccacgaggattgcttatataaagtataaaatgcaccaTTCACTGGATGAGCACAATGGCAGAGTTGTTtaagtgctagacttttactTTAAGTGTtggtggttcgagcccagtcggaaaatactttttttcttttttagaattttagtcttgtttttttttactggagctatttagttacAAGTGTTacctaaatgtacatgtatatcgatTTAAAGCGTTTAATAacagacttcaatacatgccaaacttTGTAAAAATTTTCTTTAAATCACAAGTGATTAGAGATATAAATGTTTTCACAGATGaagaaacaataaattaaaaaaaaatctgctaaAACCAACTAGAGCtaatttgcttttattttattaaggCGAATAATTTTGCGTAAATAATAACGTCATGATGTGCAAATACCACGTGTGCCAAACCCTGTGGAGTTTCCGTTCAATGAAATATTGCTAATATTATCAACTAGCATCGGGGCGACGTTATGCGTAGTGATACCATTAAGCTTCTGTCGATATGATGGAATCATACACATAGGGTACGCAGTGTGGTACGCAATGTTAGTTTCTTATACGGAAGGTAAGTGTTAGTGTACAAGAGTTTGTATATTTGTGTGTTAATGATGTATCAAATTGTTGGATGTAtcctcataataataataatcatcatcatcctcagcagcagcagcatcagcatcatcatcatcatcatcatcaccgtcacCACCATacttatcatcataatcatcctcattaaaaataacagcaaatgaacaacaacaacaatacgctaaaaataattttacaaaaacaaattcatcATCGTCATttccaccaacaacaacaaccgaTTGGCATaagcatcatcataatcatcatgatcatcatcatcatcagcagcagtagcatcatcatcatcatcatcataatcatcatcatcatcatcatcaacatgtTCATCAATTTTGTTATGaatttttattgttattctaAGTAAAACTAAATGTACTTTTAACCTATCTGAAGGCATAAAGAAAGGATGCTGGAaacttttaatattaaaaaaaaagaagtgttATGCCTgagcatttaatttatatgcattATGAACATTTATGTAGTAAACATGCAAATCGTGTTTATTAAaattttgttattgttgtaaacTGTATGGAAAAGCGCGTTTGCATTTCATACTTATTAATTAGTAATTAATAAGTTATGGTCAATTAATGTGTGTAATCAGTGAATTTTTAGATAggtaagttttgtatttaaaattgtgCTCGTTTATATTTCAATTTGCGTGTTTCAAAcgttgatatttttattattgttctcAAATATTACAATGCTTAAATATAGAGGCACACCTTAGGTACTTTATTTTTAATTCGACAAATGCTGGATAAAGTAAAAGCAAGATACGCGTTGCGTGCTCCATGTATTTTATCCACATGCTGTACCGATATATAGCTTGGCCTTATGTTGCTCCGTTTTGTTCTGTTCTATCGTTGATGCTGGAAATAAAAACAGGGTGGGTAAGAAGATAATGACGGTAAAGTAGAAAGCATCTGGATTCAATGTACCTATTCATGATTACATATACTATTGGGAATActcaatatacacatgtatttacatATGTACGCCAGTTACCGCGTTTATCTGTGAGTGTTACCTGTGTGTGCTAATTATTATTTTGGAATATATGGgtatttattttgacaaaaattagCAATTAAGTATACGTGTTTGTTAAAAGCATGCGTATCTCATTCAAGTATTATGCTAAATAAACACTGTACACTATTCCCAAATACGTTAGCCATGAGATCGGCTATATTTTTTGTCTGAAATCttgcaatgttattttttatttctaagtGCAACGCATTTTGTCAAACTGTTGTCGAGTAGGACTCTGAGAACGTGCTTGGTTAAATCGAGTTGAAACTGGCACATGCGACATTTAAAATGTACCTAAACACGTGcgtttgcatttaaataaaaatatttcgctTAAAGCATACACTATGGTGTATCATAGCCTCGTTCTTATTGACAATCAAAGTTAACTTAAATGTCAGGAATTTAGATAAAGGCTATTTCATAGTGTGTATGACTCCATAATCAAAGACttataaatttaacatttttttaaataaagaaaatgataTCTGATACGTGAAAATGATACGTGTAAACTTATTAAACATTGGGCTTGTGGACTCCGCCTGTAGTATTGAAACGACCGATGACGAcccataatcaaagcgctgaaggaacTGAATGTGTTCGCTTTGTATAATCTAAgatgcaactcatttttcaaaattatgttatagctttttctATCGCAAGtttaaatgaccacaacccattaaaatttataaagagtgtgtcttaaaacacaggtcgagatgtgttttttttttcaaagcattgatacagctaatcagtgtgcacaggttaatcttatttgaaatgcattaagccccgttttccctgaaagcagccaatatgtacagatttcaatgattaacactagactggccaacgttgtcttacaagctgttaaatacacactatgtactgtaccagtgagaacaggcagatgcggtggttagagtaGATGCTTTTAGcattctgtcgtctgctaaattttactggagttatccacacagacAGTCACGGGTTaaggttcctagcgtagctaaggcatactgatttgcaaaattcggtCTGCTTTAtctgtgagctaacgctcacaaataaaaacggCGCCAAATTCAAGAAAGTACAGTGCAAACAAATTACTGCCAGAAAATACGAATGAGTTTATTGcagatattatttatattataacttatatttttgAACGACAGCTACCATGGATACCACGTATCTGTACACTCTCAGTGCCGATCACGTGACGGCAAACGACAATGGCGACTGGCGATGCGAGATAGAGAACGCGTTTGGCAAGTCGTCTGCCACGTGCAAAGTGAAGGTCATAGGTAATGGgcatcattttaattattatttctggTACAATATTCTCTACGAATTGATCAAAAGGGATGCTTTAAGCAATAATTTATAGATTCTACATCAAAACATATCATGATTTACAATATAGGCTCTAAAGGACTGCTTGAGAAGCTTCGCATATCCTAATAGAGTGACGACTGTGCAATAAGGACAGTCCTATATAAATACAATTGGTCTCCGGATAACATACAATTTTCCAAAAGCAACTTCTATTTATGTTTGAAGATCCCAAATGCGACGTGGTGCCCTCGGGAGAGGCCCCTCCCCGGTTCCTGATAGCCCTGAGTAACGCGATGGGGCCGGAAGACGGCACGACGGAGCTTGTGTGTCAGACAGAGGGCACCGAGGAGTTGAAAGTGAAATGGTAGGTGGATGTGAAATTGAAAGTGAATGTGAACTGGTAGGTTGGTGTGAAATCTTAAATGAATGTGATATGATGGGTTTAAAAAATGTCAGTTAATGTAACATTGTAAGTGATCATAAAATGGTATGTGAATATGAAATATTCAGTGAATTTGAAATGGTACGTGAATGAAGAGTGCACGTGAAATGAAGAGTGAATATGAAATGGTAAGTGAAGGTTACTTACTAGGCGAATgtgatattgtaaataatgtgAGGTACTTAGGCAAAGGAAAATATATGATGATGGGAAATGAtcagaaaatattaaataatatgtaaatatgaAATGTTAAGTTACATTAATAGCTAAGTGAATGTAAAATAGAAAGTCAGGATGTGAAATGGTTAGTTCATGTGAATATTACTTGCATATGAAACCATGTTTTCACGAACTATGCGTTTTGATGTATTTCATCCTTGTCAAGCTTTCTCGTATTTGTGGTCAGTGCCAATTGAGAACATACAAACATTCTAAGTAAGGTTATTCAGAACGAATAGACATTTTGCACCTAAAACATGGAACGATATTTGTGTTGctgaaaataaaatttagatcaataaataatctttatttaaatGGGTTAGGTTTCGCAATGACAACCCGATAGACGACTTCAGTCCAGACATCGAGCGTTTCGTGATGACGTCAGAGCAAGGCACACACGTGCTGACGATACGCAGAGTAAAACCACGTGACGCTGGTGTTTACAAATGTAAAGTCAGCAACGACCTCGGTTGGACGTCTTGCGACGCGAAGTTCACTGTTATCAGTACGTTACTGTATGCTTTTACAGGATGGAAGGTATCTTATGGTGCAGAAAAATTTTGCACTTGATATCGTTAACATATTTGAATTTTCGCTTTGAATTAGACGCTATCTAAAATAAACGAAgtattcatttaataacaaaacataacattttagaaaaaaaagaaactaaaaaacCCGACATGTTTTACGGTCCATGTTTTACGGTAGGGTCAATCAATAGCTGAAAACTTACTAGATTCGAAAGCAATGAATAAAAATACTAATTACTATATCCGATTACAATATGTTTAGTTTGAACAACCCAGTAGTAGTTTTCCCAGTAGTTTCTTAATAATAGGTGCGACTATACATATCGGTTTACAGAACACGCGCCTGTAATTCCCTACTCGGCGACGGACTTTCCGGTCGCCATGGAGCTCATGGAGCGCCGCCGCGAGGAGGCGGTCATGACCACATTTGAGAAGGACGTCGACTTCCTGTCACATGACATGTTCGACAGCGTCGCCATACAGACGTTCCTTTTAAAATGGCGAGTGGACAAGGACGTCCCTCTTCATTTCCCAATTCACCTTAAAAGCAGGTTAGGGCAAAGTAATTGAACTAAATAAGCATCACTCTGTGAAAACGAGGTtgaatacatgtgcgtaaagtatcgtccctgattatcatgtgcagtccgcacaggcttatcaaggacgacacttcactAGATTTTCGCTAATGTCACAGGGTCAGAAAATTGTgcggccagtccgggactcgaacccgggacacaTCGCTTACAGGGCGactgctctcccgactgagctaaccgggccgccacacaacTTCTCCCCTAACGTGCCCAAGTTCAGACCGTGACATACACCCCCTTTTGAATATGTATTTGTCCTCGAATACAGGGATTCGGGGTGATATATAATTGACCATGGGCCTCCGTAGGAGTATACCCAGGTACCGTCGCGGTCCCCCGTTAAGCGCCAAATGTCACAGGGTGAGAAAATTGTGtggccagtccgggactcgaaacCGGGACACATCGCTTACAGGGCGAGTGTTCTCCCGACCAAGTCGGGAGACCAACGTGACCAAGTTCAGACCGTGACACTAAGAGACTTCTATTAAACGAAAAGTacaacaaaagcggaaag from Dreissena polymorpha isolate Duluth1 chromosome 5, UMN_Dpol_1.0, whole genome shotgun sequence harbors:
- the LOC127832533 gene encoding uncharacterized protein LOC127832533, which codes for MGKYQCVEAEYEDIYNFEYLREQTPVPQRPGRTYTLNDRWEIEKPFRMPRIDSAFGLRLPSAAVVKISETGNPSGLPPLPPKRPRHAERAPVCAMQDGKVKRRFPTRAEVVPASVMEQQNRVQTPDIEFQGDFDPRTHPAVQAYERQLHLSKGRGAVLQSMETVEVPRVPTPVAGNGSRRILPQDVRHMDQEKFQGLDDMQTEFKLPPAGSVFAEKLRQYEESIRPKFTISANAEIEHTGYKIGDQFRPAPPTMPKPQNITSQRDFGCRRTRFQSSDVDLDISCRKRFPINNRLASQPPLEPEVNTDFDAEIAEAVRVEKEMAALNRHLAEKQTKMSEYFRDMEIQKPTTTAAANCNIPGCTTPSFIPPDAVPVKTREPVRVWDGNSAKSKLGFRSKFKKEEPERKTSLSVGTIPERIMKQIKKFFT